A single window of Rubripirellula lacrimiformis DNA harbors:
- a CDS encoding DUF2075 domain-containing protein, with amino-acid sequence MKREYYSDSIANFLTTDRHAILGELVSNSEFAVENTQRDAWQFQIDSLKKLLVGQSGTIYLEYSIPRMGKRVDVLLLIGNAIFVVEFKVGDTQYWSGALNQVTDYALDLKNFHDASHDRFVVPILVSTKAPAVPVLIESTPRRDGLISTIKSNGSNFAAIIQDVHTFVDSAETGERTQIVSAEWEDGQYLPTPTIIEAAMALYNGHSVAEISRSDASGAELHRTTDAISTVIENAKSGHYKAICFVTGVPGAGKTLIGLNIATRHLDDESNTYSVFLSGNGPLVQILQEALARDKVAREKATGRRITKSAARSEVKTFIQNVHHYRDEYLKDSRAPADHVALFDEAQRAWDLQQTSKFMRQKKNQPNFNQSEPEFLISCIERHKDWGVIVCLVGGGQEINTGEAGIAEWAEALNRSFPDWHIHISDRLTDSEYGAGEVLSKLKSRRNVHYNSGLHLSVSMRSFRAENVSRLVKEVLDLDTINANRTLDSVREQYPIVLTRDLSKAKEWLRQQARGSERYGIVVSSQANRLRPLAIDVRMQPNPIHWFLADSGDVRSSYYLEDVATEFDIQGLELDWACVTWDADFRHADVLPLLKLEICQW; translated from the coding sequence ATGAAACGTGAATACTATTCTGACTCAATAGCCAATTTCCTCACCACGGATCGTCACGCGATCCTCGGTGAATTGGTTAGCAACAGTGAATTCGCAGTCGAAAACACTCAGCGTGATGCTTGGCAATTTCAAATCGACTCGTTGAAAAAGTTGCTCGTGGGACAGAGCGGGACGATCTATTTGGAATACTCAATTCCACGAATGGGAAAAAGGGTCGATGTCCTGTTGTTGATCGGCAATGCGATTTTCGTCGTTGAATTCAAGGTCGGAGATACGCAGTATTGGTCGGGAGCGTTGAACCAGGTAACCGACTACGCCTTGGACCTCAAGAACTTCCATGATGCCAGCCACGATCGCTTTGTCGTACCAATCCTGGTTTCAACCAAAGCACCAGCAGTTCCAGTTCTGATTGAATCCACGCCTCGGCGAGACGGGCTGATTTCAACCATCAAGTCAAACGGATCTAACTTTGCGGCAATCATCCAAGATGTTCACACATTCGTTGATTCAGCGGAAACCGGGGAGCGAACGCAGATAGTATCCGCCGAGTGGGAAGACGGGCAGTATCTTCCCACTCCAACGATCATCGAGGCGGCGATGGCGTTGTACAACGGGCATTCGGTAGCAGAAATCTCGAGAAGTGACGCGAGTGGAGCCGAGTTGCATCGGACGACTGACGCGATTTCAACTGTCATTGAAAACGCCAAGTCAGGACACTACAAGGCTATTTGCTTCGTTACAGGCGTTCCCGGTGCCGGAAAGACGCTGATCGGCCTGAACATTGCGACTCGTCATTTAGATGACGAAAGCAACACGTACAGTGTTTTCTTGTCCGGCAATGGACCACTCGTACAGATTTTGCAGGAAGCACTTGCGCGGGATAAGGTCGCACGCGAGAAAGCGACTGGTCGTCGAATCACGAAGTCCGCCGCTCGCAGCGAGGTGAAGACCTTCATACAAAACGTTCATCACTATCGCGACGAGTATTTGAAGGATAGCCGGGCGCCCGCCGATCACGTCGCTTTGTTCGACGAAGCCCAACGTGCGTGGGACTTACAGCAAACCTCGAAGTTCATGAGGCAGAAAAAGAACCAGCCAAACTTCAATCAGTCAGAACCCGAATTTCTGATTTCTTGTATTGAACGCCACAAGGACTGGGGCGTCATTGTCTGTTTGGTTGGCGGCGGGCAAGAGATTAACACGGGCGAAGCCGGAATTGCTGAATGGGCCGAGGCGCTCAATCGTTCGTTCCCCGACTGGCACATTCACATTTCTGATCGCTTGACCGACAGCGAATATGGAGCAGGCGAAGTCCTGTCAAAACTCAAGTCTCGACGGAATGTGCATTACAATTCGGGGCTGCACCTTTCGGTATCTATGCGGTCTTTCCGTGCAGAGAACGTGTCGAGATTGGTCAAGGAAGTGCTGGATTTGGACACGATCAATGCGAACCGGACGTTGGATTCCGTTCGCGAACAATACCCGATCGTTTTGACGCGAGATTTGTCGAAGGCGAAGGAGTGGTTGCGGCAACAAGCTCGTGGATCAGAACGATATGGCATTGTCGTGTCATCACAAGCGAATCGTCTCAGACCGCTTGCGATTGACGTACGGATGCAACCCAACCCGATCCATTGGTTTCTTGCCGACAGCGGGGATGTGCGGTCGTCGTACTACCTGGAAGATGTCGCTACTGAGTTTGACATCCAAGGCCTCGAACTCGATTGGGCCTGCGTCACCTGGGATGCGGACTTTCGGCATGCTGATGTGCTGCCTCTCTTGAAATTGGAAATCTGCCAATGGTGA